A window from Agelaius phoeniceus isolate bAgePho1 chromosome 13, bAgePho1.hap1, whole genome shotgun sequence encodes these proteins:
- the SNAPC5 gene encoding snRNA-activating protein complex subunit 5, whose translation MLSRLQELRREEETLLRVKAALHDQLRRLRVEELALQSMIRAGEENVPVALPALAEDTQQTLGQMDNEAAINQTELHLSLQHDKEEEEEEEEESDS comes from the exons ATGCTGAGCCGGCTGCAGGAGCTGCGCCGCGAGGAGGAGACGCTGCTGCGGGTCAAGGCGGCGCTGCACGACCAGCTCCGCCGGCTGCGG gtggAGGAGCTGGCGCTGCAGTCCATGATCAGGGCCGGTGAGGAGAACGTGCCCgtggccctgccagccctggccgaGGACACTCAGCAG ACTCTTGGGCAGATGGACAATGAGGCTGCCATCAATCAAACTGAGTTACACCTCAGTCTTCAGCATGataaagaggaggaggaggaagaggaggaggaatctgattcttga